The following are encoded in a window of Fibrobacter sp. UWP2 genomic DNA:
- a CDS encoding prepilin-type N-terminal cleavage/methylation domain-containing protein — MKKNGTLKAGYTLVEMLTVVAIMGILAGVGVSGFQTAVQNARIKDAGINVTAFMERAANTTTRMNTTLCVKVESDNRTLKAYKGDCTGSGDEVVEQMSMDPPNKFLPSSEGTCPGDVDRYAQNKVELAPKIGVSPIPEGCFMVRYGGTDRLMASVKEQTKFSMSYKLSYNSGSSWEIR; from the coding sequence ATGAAAAAAAATGGCACCCTGAAGGCGGGGTACACCCTTGTGGAAATGCTCACGGTCGTCGCGATCATGGGGATTCTTGCTGGTGTTGGGGTGTCGGGCTTTCAGACGGCTGTACAAAACGCGCGCATCAAGGACGCGGGCATCAACGTGACCGCCTTTATGGAGCGCGCCGCCAACACGACAACGCGGATGAATACAACGTTGTGCGTGAAGGTCGAATCGGACAACAGGACGCTGAAGGCCTACAAGGGGGATTGTACCGGATCTGGGGACGAAGTCGTCGAGCAGATGTCGATGGATCCGCCGAACAAGTTCCTCCCGTCGAGCGAGGGGACGTGCCCCGGAGACGTGGACCGCTATGCACAGAACAAGGTCGAGCTTGCTCCGAAAATAGGCGTGTCGCCGATTCCGGAGGGGTGCTTCATGGTGCGGTACGGAGGGACGGACCGTTTGATGGCTTCGGTAAAGGAGCAGACAAAGTTTTCGATGTCCTATAAGTTAAGTTACAATTCCGGCTCCAGCTGGGAAATTCGTTAG
- a CDS encoding type II secretion system protein J, which translates to MNLAGRKHMSGSRKAGFTLMELMVYIAIMGIVVIVAGQAFSDSTKMRIRTQSMLKASEVAENVAAIMKDDLAQMGAKSAMNSANEFSAVYNDVYMDPANTAADKVDKSSFKLNSASDLSFRRVRYSDNGVFVSVEEVRWWLDGKKLKRSCRTVTTETTIATDDPCSATDVAGATQKAVTYAENVDSLLFVMAKPSVTEDAVQLFPPSNGDEFMLLQRVDEPAHYHMMNVENNDNISTLSGFAYNYEDNAATNVNTPETAERNQVYVAENNSDILPWNTACTKKKNKFTLKPHVVYELSFSLPYTGADNQADPVQMFAPGRDHMSIGFRNSDGTIPAGWNDFLFYPSVSSNASEKRTMRFSVANTIEDVCMAFTFVNYLSAIHDGKIKIKSLKLRQLATANYTFDDWSPESSIPQKKNVKAMKFILKTSQNGESGRVETFVALPSNGPED; encoded by the coding sequence ATGAATCTGGCTGGTCGCAAACATATGTCGGGCTCCCGCAAGGCGGGCTTTACCCTCATGGAGCTGATGGTCTACATCGCCATCATGGGGATTGTCGTCATTGTGGCGGGGCAGGCGTTCAGTGATTCCACCAAGATGCGCATCCGTACGCAGAGCATGCTCAAGGCATCCGAAGTCGCCGAGAACGTGGCTGCAATAATGAAGGATGATCTTGCTCAGATGGGAGCGAAGAGCGCGATGAATTCCGCGAATGAATTCAGCGCTGTGTACAATGATGTCTATATGGACCCCGCAAATACCGCGGCGGATAAAGTTGATAAGTCGTCCTTCAAGCTGAACTCGGCGAGTGATTTGTCATTCCGACGAGTTCGGTATAGCGACAATGGAGTCTTTGTTTCCGTTGAAGAGGTCCGGTGGTGGCTGGATGGAAAAAAATTGAAAAGATCTTGCCGTACGGTGACTACCGAGACTACGATTGCCACAGATGACCCCTGCTCTGCCACCGACGTGGCTGGTGCAACGCAAAAAGCCGTCACCTATGCGGAAAACGTGGATTCCCTTTTATTTGTCATGGCGAAACCTTCTGTTACAGAGGATGCCGTTCAGTTGTTCCCACCTTCCAATGGTGACGAATTCATGCTTTTGCAGAGGGTAGATGAGCCAGCTCACTACCATATGATGAATGTAGAAAACAATGACAATATATCCACTTTATCTGGATTCGCGTACAACTATGAGGACAATGCGGCAACAAATGTAAATACCCCAGAAACTGCGGAACGAAATCAAGTCTATGTTGCCGAAAACAATAGTGACATTCTTCCGTGGAATACCGCTTGCACCAAGAAAAAAAACAAGTTCACGTTAAAGCCTCATGTGGTGTATGAACTTTCGTTCAGTTTGCCTTATACGGGTGCCGATAACCAAGCCGATCCCGTACAAATGTTTGCTCCCGGTAGAGACCATATGTCAATCGGTTTCAGAAATAGCGACGGTACGATTCCTGCAGGCTGGAATGACTTCCTGTTCTACCCGTCAGTATCGTCAAATGCCAGCGAGAAAAGGACCATGCGCTTTAGTGTGGCGAACACCATTGAGGATGTCTGCATGGCATTTACATTCGTTAACTATCTCTCGGCAATCCATGATGGCAAGATAAAAATAAAGTCGCTGAAATTAAGACAACTTGCGACAGCAAACTACACTTTTGATGATTGGTCGCCAGAATCGAGCATTCCCCAAAAAAAGAACGTAAAGGCGATGAAATTTATTTTGAAAACTAGCCAGAACGGCGAATCTGGCAGGGTGGAAACTTTTGTCGCATTGCCTAGCAATGGACCCGAAGACTAA
- a CDS encoding pilus assembly PilX N-terminal domain-containing protein: MNMWNKNGVSLVTVLLFMLVATIAATATFKWLTSEGRSSSSRMLQREAYQSAIAGIESARSWMTYHGNDVGSLIKQFEDKQLKEGHSVPILLNSQLTELIRPGQNFKVWLVGVNTSKSTYKLKLLSKGESRNGSAKHNELAILNVDGLYRVNIPKEKVVKTISFEYDYYGGSVDETAGGINATSMVVNGNWTGNPTGVSKNFIVTGNATLTGTTIVVGSENNCIGGDFKAENAGATGGNIYVGGDGTAFSGNFTGNAYFENEVQIGTGGNGLTVTKDMYLGDKLTMRSQKDIKIDGNLCLGENATVQLHEHLANATEFKVKGNLWIPPSSRDWLLPTSTNKINFSDYDIDNASKSGFKLFLGEKKPGIGAVTPKIYMPNGVNCSYNNKYFKVYKSTDGSEHNIDMADYNFDNAFQGCATWVGQKEIGFQAWDKGEYNSGENYCVAPGIMGMGCSWSVEKKWDVYSDHWMIFRTTGNVVGSYTEDKLDFSCGESAKTACSDLWEEGTGCSNSSYVVPDILKAVDTTLLKQRANSAQCIVDLLTGDENNLNNMDVTDLNNCYSSSAADELFNGYLVISDDQGKIAKMLSNPSGTLRGKFVFYPRYKPSSTIALPPTTADASVLVYLPDGASTIQQSGSGEHYNYFVYSLKDVGSLMGSNKWTGSFYFPVSTCARISNMQTAGMTFESNSDLIADLTNASLICDVSVAKCGSGSGESGSSSSSDPSSSESSIDFGGVDSYYISNAPQLSVSIESQYKNNESEPSGNAENNVQGDFIVLPRVIFLPADAPGHLDDYYNILRLNKYPAFEKSEGDVSCDAGLPTSGLLSDPANLATGQYRCTYSYNNKNVKFYVIVSGPQGTDPPIGFKESFHELEATDSYTVKLHVPAHAATLTVNFQKPDDIDDWNVQPASAAVNCAMSLCNVSIPSNASEQDIDLFNVTTSGAESGTAIFTLRPGVGYNVGVPGTLTLQIQSNLTVYREEATAEQLQAYCDEHDGCPEDVSKWPECQDVVEPWVLISGSMCVTKEVNNRWVCATASDISLNASDNVPDGCISIVPDEVLLQSTLVKGDDRYLHASLKAQQIPFRFGFAGKDVPNGTKIWATVSHSSLASRNGLKKVCTFGTDVKEIGATCTLDVFSGERVRLSFDDDDNDENDAKPTGFHYWSCTGDNCPVDNTDAPRFAPFAISAANNAVYAHFNELDKHCFFDEFKKGMDCTDDGYCIGYSGENAKWNVIAESGSDTPLDRLEYGDGYIALKSGAARGANKQNVTLMSTAVAGTRGYLKAQFRPSRLLTVNQASLPSTVTNSGFFIHADESAGNGLFLTIYIDKDSKVVARLLDNAEPKNVYEKFLKKDGNSLVMPQSEPLITLTVDVVENRLTVSVIKERYYGDQPETYTAVFELENYSPTGEYVGLRLADPSIKLYDIGWKSDTYFAECWDTYPTLSCSFKGTFPGAVVPKGKDVLPWVGLSSWFDAKGCYRKYYYQGDDACSAGNSDYSPCSPSYNFSETGAHGYTQDGVEIKTARAGVGDCFNLGDEKDKFLAQSEWAHCGAFWVGEQKECKKTVDFLGDIASSVSSAVTNFNLVTGTANVRSSDIVVELEDNNERRRVEIYLLSQEDIGAPVHYSKSGYLTFEAGGSKTASIKAEELFDADGFNPEKVYGIALLVLEGSAVNVDKLYSYCPKAPVCKDSKVEYIGDHWLVTTNLTNYVNTVGTFVVQENNNYITPDYTCTNDGCDYEELASPTNTAKYKFSIEDNPWSGHVGDTYRFTVTLTTKSGDELNCGQTNEKKIDPVAISCLGLTTDNPDRLVGGGLPQFKYKVGNCPPTGCPWKITLERGGNWVADITSGTAATVGTDGVNTDSDAANTEEDPLTAGTGYYFKLQPVTGDDAIDFDPCESGKFEIKEVVSSSSEQSSSSSEESSSSEEESSSSVASSSSAGGGFSCTYTGTTGVKIQGGVGNQNLTSTNAPHAQYDLYIDGEKKVSGTWGLGFNFTTPTSLGNHTYKVTKMGETAAQCQGSFEVVDPLECSVDDVIPLNVASTFSVSVMTGFSCSNCNYTNVNCGSSCNGGGVTNYNFTLTNMNTTELKVKCQCNDNIYQTCTKSVKAVRTVPTFSCKTGLKATVGETNNVKIVLQGVTGCDENSPWCLSSITGDDISVQNGINVGDGTVNLGAFTDTGTDGVSKSYTVTLENSAGVSAPKNCSVEFAAGSSGTTIASDVWEFTNPSGTEFCFDEHPVQYDWQSKAHIRCESGNNANGHVTLDGTEASHGWETVEITVDLDGNKKYTGCHTASRRDGGDVKCYFGW, encoded by the coding sequence ATGAATATGTGGAACAAAAATGGTGTTTCACTTGTCACAGTGCTGCTATTCATGTTGGTAGCAACTATTGCGGCCACAGCGACATTCAAGTGGCTTACGTCTGAAGGCCGTAGTTCTAGTTCGCGAATGCTGCAGCGAGAGGCGTACCAAAGTGCTATAGCCGGTATTGAGTCGGCGCGTTCTTGGATGACTTACCATGGCAATGACGTCGGGTCACTTATTAAGCAGTTCGAAGATAAACAGCTCAAAGAGGGGCATAGTGTACCTATTCTCTTGAATTCGCAGTTGACGGAACTCATTCGCCCGGGGCAGAACTTTAAGGTTTGGCTTGTTGGCGTGAACACATCCAAATCTACGTACAAGTTAAAGTTGCTTTCAAAGGGCGAATCTAGAAATGGTTCGGCAAAACACAATGAACTTGCGATACTTAACGTCGATGGCCTATACCGAGTGAATATCCCGAAGGAAAAGGTTGTTAAAACGATTTCGTTTGAATACGACTATTATGGCGGATCCGTCGATGAAACTGCGGGTGGTATTAATGCGACTTCTATGGTAGTCAATGGAAACTGGACTGGAAACCCGACAGGTGTTAGTAAAAATTTCATTGTTACCGGGAATGCGACATTGACCGGTACCACCATTGTCGTCGGATCCGAAAATAACTGCATTGGCGGAGATTTTAAAGCGGAAAACGCCGGTGCCACGGGCGGCAACATATATGTGGGTGGTGATGGTACTGCGTTTAGCGGGAATTTTACGGGTAATGCCTACTTTGAAAACGAAGTCCAAATTGGTACTGGCGGAAATGGCCTTACTGTTACCAAAGATATGTACCTGGGCGACAAACTGACAATGAGGTCGCAAAAGGATATTAAAATCGATGGAAACCTTTGCCTTGGTGAAAATGCAACTGTGCAACTACATGAACATCTCGCGAATGCAACGGAATTCAAGGTCAAAGGGAATCTTTGGATACCGCCTTCAAGTAGGGATTGGCTACTCCCTACTTCGACAAACAAAATTAATTTCAGTGATTACGATATCGACAATGCCTCTAAAAGTGGATTTAAATTGTTTTTGGGTGAAAAAAAGCCGGGTATAGGTGCGGTGACGCCTAAAATCTATATGCCCAATGGGGTAAATTGTAGTTACAATAACAAATATTTTAAAGTGTACAAATCAACTGATGGCTCAGAACACAACATTGATATGGCGGACTATAATTTCGATAATGCATTCCAAGGTTGTGCTACATGGGTAGGACAAAAAGAAATCGGGTTCCAGGCTTGGGACAAAGGTGAGTATAATTCGGGTGAAAATTATTGTGTTGCTCCAGGAATTATGGGAATGGGGTGTAGCTGGTCTGTCGAAAAAAAGTGGGATGTCTATAGCGACCATTGGATGATTTTTAGAACGACTGGTAATGTTGTCGGTTCATATACGGAAGACAAGTTGGATTTCTCTTGCGGGGAATCTGCCAAGACCGCATGCAGCGACCTTTGGGAAGAAGGAACTGGTTGTAGTAATTCTAGTTATGTCGTTCCCGATATATTGAAGGCTGTGGATACGACTCTCCTTAAGCAGAGGGCGAACAGTGCTCAATGCATTGTTGATTTGTTGACCGGAGATGAAAACAACTTGAACAACATGGACGTGACGGATTTGAACAATTGCTATTCTTCTTCTGCTGCGGATGAACTTTTCAATGGTTATCTAGTGATTAGCGATGACCAAGGGAAAATCGCAAAAATGTTGAGCAACCCGAGTGGGACGCTTAGGGGTAAATTCGTTTTTTATCCTAGATATAAACCAAGTTCGACTATTGCGCTACCACCGACGACGGCCGATGCTTCCGTCCTAGTCTACCTCCCCGATGGTGCTTCAACAATCCAGCAATCGGGTTCCGGAGAACATTATAATTATTTCGTTTATTCTCTAAAAGACGTAGGCTCGCTTATGGGAAGCAACAAATGGACGGGCTCGTTCTATTTCCCGGTGAGCACCTGCGCACGTATTTCCAATATGCAAACGGCAGGAATGACGTTTGAGTCCAATTCAGACCTCATTGCGGATCTGACAAACGCCAGCCTCATATGCGACGTGAGTGTGGCCAAATGCGGATCGGGCTCGGGAGAGAGCGGCAGTAGTTCTTCAAGTGACCCGAGCAGTTCAGAAAGCTCAATAGATTTTGGCGGAGTAGACAGCTACTATATTTCGAATGCTCCACAGCTTTCAGTCTCGATAGAGTCCCAATACAAGAACAACGAGTCCGAGCCTTCCGGCAATGCAGAAAATAACGTGCAGGGTGACTTTATCGTTTTACCGAGGGTTATTTTTCTGCCGGCCGATGCTCCGGGGCATCTCGATGATTACTACAACATTTTGCGGCTTAACAAGTATCCGGCATTCGAAAAAAGTGAAGGAGACGTCAGCTGTGATGCGGGTCTGCCTACTTCGGGCCTTTTGTCGGACCCCGCTAATCTTGCAACCGGCCAGTATCGCTGTACATACAGCTACAACAACAAGAATGTTAAGTTCTACGTTATCGTGAGCGGCCCCCAGGGCACGGACCCGCCCATCGGATTTAAAGAATCGTTCCATGAACTTGAAGCGACTGATTCCTATACTGTCAAACTGCACGTCCCTGCGCATGCAGCTACCTTGACGGTCAATTTCCAAAAACCCGATGATATCGATGATTGGAATGTTCAGCCTGCATCGGCTGCAGTTAATTGTGCAATGTCGCTATGCAATGTTTCGATACCTTCTAACGCTTCTGAGCAAGACATCGACTTGTTCAATGTTACGACTTCGGGAGCCGAATCAGGCACGGCGATATTTACTCTCCGCCCAGGTGTCGGCTATAATGTTGGTGTTCCCGGCACGCTCACGCTCCAAATTCAGTCCAATCTGACGGTATACAGAGAAGAGGCAACTGCGGAACAATTGCAAGCGTATTGCGACGAGCACGACGGCTGCCCGGAAGATGTTTCCAAATGGCCTGAATGTCAGGATGTTGTAGAGCCCTGGGTGTTGATTTCGGGGTCGATGTGCGTAACGAAGGAAGTCAACAATAGGTGGGTTTGCGCGACGGCGAGCGATATTAGCTTGAACGCCTCGGACAATGTTCCTGACGGTTGTATTTCGATTGTACCCGATGAAGTCTTGCTGCAGAGTACATTGGTCAAAGGTGATGACCGCTATCTGCACGCAAGTTTAAAGGCTCAACAAATTCCATTCAGGTTTGGATTTGCCGGCAAGGATGTCCCTAATGGCACAAAGATTTGGGCTACAGTCTCGCATTCTTCGTTGGCTAGTAGGAATGGCCTAAAGAAGGTGTGTACTTTCGGCACGGATGTTAAGGAGATTGGTGCAACTTGCACGCTAGATGTCTTCTCTGGTGAACGTGTGCGCCTTTCCTTTGATGATGATGATAACGACGAAAATGATGCAAAGCCTACTGGTTTCCATTATTGGAGTTGTACCGGTGACAATTGCCCTGTGGACAATACGGATGCACCTCGCTTCGCTCCGTTTGCCATTAGTGCAGCCAACAATGCGGTATATGCGCACTTTAACGAGCTAGACAAGCATTGCTTCTTTGATGAGTTCAAAAAGGGAATGGACTGTACGGACGACGGATATTGCATAGGCTATTCCGGAGAAAACGCAAAGTGGAACGTGATTGCGGAAAGCGGGTCCGACACTCCGCTTGATCGTCTTGAATATGGCGATGGCTACATCGCTCTCAAGTCCGGTGCTGCAAGAGGCGCCAACAAGCAGAACGTGACCCTTATGAGCACGGCTGTTGCAGGAACTAGGGGGTATCTCAAAGCTCAGTTCCGCCCATCTCGATTGCTCACTGTTAATCAGGCAAGTCTACCGTCAACTGTCACGAATTCTGGATTCTTTATCCATGCCGATGAATCTGCCGGCAACGGCTTGTTCCTTACCATATACATTGATAAGGATTCCAAGGTTGTAGCTCGTTTACTTGACAACGCTGAACCGAAAAATGTATATGAAAAATTCTTGAAAAAAGATGGCAACTCGCTGGTTATGCCTCAATCGGAGCCATTGATCACGTTGACGGTTGATGTGGTTGAAAATCGGCTAACAGTTTCTGTAATAAAGGAAAGGTACTATGGTGACCAGCCGGAAACCTACACGGCTGTTTTCGAATTGGAAAATTACTCACCGACTGGGGAATATGTCGGGCTGCGCTTGGCGGACCCGAGCATCAAGCTCTATGACATCGGCTGGAAAAGCGACACCTATTTTGCAGAATGTTGGGATACCTACCCGACTCTGAGCTGTTCTTTCAAGGGAACGTTCCCCGGGGCCGTAGTTCCCAAAGGCAAGGATGTTCTGCCTTGGGTTGGGCTTTCAAGCTGGTTTGACGCCAAGGGGTGCTATCGCAAATACTATTATCAAGGCGATGATGCCTGCAGTGCAGGAAACAGCGATTATAGTCCATGCTCGCCCTCCTATAATTTCTCGGAGACGGGTGCTCACGGATATACCCAGGATGGGGTCGAAATAAAAACTGCTCGAGCCGGAGTCGGCGACTGCTTCAACCTGGGCGATGAGAAGGACAAGTTCCTTGCTCAGTCGGAATGGGCTCATTGTGGGGCCTTCTGGGTTGGCGAACAGAAAGAGTGCAAAAAAACTGTAGATTTTTTGGGTGATATTGCATCTAGTGTTAGTTCCGCTGTTACCAACTTTAATTTAGTGACGGGAACTGCGAACGTTCGTTCTTCTGACATCGTTGTTGAGTTGGAAGATAACAATGAACGTCGCCGCGTCGAAATTTACCTGTTGAGCCAAGAAGACATTGGCGCTCCTGTACACTATAGCAAATCGGGCTATCTAACTTTTGAAGCGGGTGGCTCTAAGACAGCAAGCATCAAGGCCGAGGAACTGTTTGATGCGGATGGATTCAATCCTGAAAAGGTATACGGCATTGCGTTGCTGGTTCTGGAAGGGAGTGCTGTAAATGTCGACAAGCTCTATTCTTATTGCCCGAAAGCGCCTGTTTGCAAGGATAGTAAGGTGGAGTATATAGGAGACCATTGGCTTGTAACAACAAATTTGACAAATTATGTTAATACTGTCGGGACCTTTGTTGTGCAAGAGAATAACAACTACATAACTCCTGACTATACGTGCACGAATGATGGGTGCGATTATGAGGAGCTTGCATCTCCTACTAATACCGCAAAGTACAAATTCTCAATCGAGGATAATCCGTGGAGTGGACATGTAGGTGACACGTATAGGTTTACAGTAACGTTGACAACAAAGAGTGGAGACGAACTGAATTGTGGCCAAACAAACGAGAAGAAAATTGATCCTGTTGCTATAAGTTGTCTTGGTCTTACGACTGACAACCCCGATAGGCTTGTTGGTGGAGGTCTTCCTCAGTTTAAGTACAAGGTGGGCAATTGCCCTCCGACCGGTTGCCCGTGGAAGATTACTCTCGAAAGGGGTGGAAACTGGGTGGCTGATATTACGAGCGGGACTGCAGCTACTGTTGGCACTGATGGTGTGAATACGGATTCTGACGCTGCAAATACGGAAGAAGATCCTTTGACGGCAGGGACTGGGTACTACTTTAAGTTGCAGCCTGTCACGGGCGATGATGCAATCGACTTTGACCCCTGTGAGTCTGGCAAATTTGAAATCAAGGAAGTTGTCTCCAGTAGCAGTGAGCAGAGTAGCAGTTCTAGTGAAGAGAGTAGCAGCAGTGAAGAAGAAAGTAGCAGCTCTGTCGCTTCGAGCAGTAGTGCTGGGGGTGGATTCTCTTGCACTTACACAGGTACAACAGGTGTAAAAATCCAGGGAGGAGTCGGCAATCAAAATTTGACTTCGACAAACGCACCGCATGCACAATATGACCTGTACATTGATGGTGAAAAAAAGGTTTCCGGTACTTGGGGACTTGGATTCAATTTTACTACACCTACTTCGCTCGGCAACCATACCTATAAGGTTACTAAAATGGGAGAAACTGCTGCACAATGTCAGGGATCTTTTGAAGTGGTCGACCCGTTGGAATGTAGTGTCGATGATGTAATTCCATTGAATGTTGCAAGTACATTTAGCGTGTCCGTGATGACTGGCTTTAGTTGCTCAAATTGCAATTACACTAATGTTAATTGCGGATCCAGTTGTAACGGAGGGGGTGTAACCAATTACAACTTTACGCTAACAAACATGAATACAACAGAATTGAAGGTAAAATGTCAGTGCAACGACAACATCTATCAGACATGTACAAAATCTGTCAAAGCTGTTCGTACCGTACCGACGTTTAGTTGCAAAACGGGGCTGAAAGCCACCGTAGGTGAAACGAACAATGTGAAAATTGTTTTGCAGGGTGTCACTGGTTGTGATGAAAATAGCCCTTGGTGTCTCTCCAGCATTACGGGAGACGATATCAGCGTGCAAAATGGGATTAATGTAGGCGATGGTACGGTGAATCTTGGTGCCTTCACAGATACAGGAACTGATGGGGTAAGCAAGAGTTACACCGTCACTCTTGAAAATTCTGCCGGCGTCAGTGCACCGAAAAATTGTAGTGTGGAGTTTGCCGCAGGTTCCAGCGGAACGACAATCGCAAGTGATGTTTGGGAATTCACTAATCCCAGTGGCACGGAATTTTGTTTTGATGAGCACCCCGTTCAATATGATTGGCAATCAAAAGCCCATATCAGATGTGAATCAGGCAATAATGCGAATGGTCATGTTACTTTAGATGGAACAGAAGCCTCGCATGGGTGGGAAACTGTAGAAATTACAGTTGATTTGGATGGAAATAAAAAGTACACAGGATGCCACACTGCATCTCGAAGAGATGGTGGCGATGTAAAATGTTACTTTGGATGGTAA
- a CDS encoding NADP-dependent isocitrate dehydrogenase, with the protein MNAKIFYTLTDESPFLATQSLLPIVTAFAKTADIDVETKNISLPARILAAFADTLPAGTTFAGKPVTDDLAFLGALTLKPEANIIKLPNISASVPQLKAAIAELQKNGYALPDYPDAPANDEEKVIRARYDKVKGSAVNPVLRQGNSDRRAPNAVKNFARNNPHSNGTWNASVKTHVASMQADDFYGNEKSITLADADTFKIEFVDAAGAVTELRAAKPLLKGEILDATVMRMASLEKFIADAMAEAKAKGLLFSVHLKATMMKVSDPVLFGAFVRVFFKDVFAKYADLFKELGIDANNGLGDLYKRLEGNAKETEVKAAIDAALANGPDLAMVDSAKGVTNLHVPSDVIIDASMPAMIRNSGCMWNKDGKLQETIACIPDRCYAGIYDETIEFCKKNGAFDPKTMGTVPNVGLMAQGAEEYGSHDKTFIAKAKGVIRAVNGKGEVLLQQDVEAGDIFRMCQAKDAPIRDWVKLAVTRARVSNTPAIFWLDPNRAHDREIQKKVELYLKEHDLAGLDIKIMSPREAIVATMTRAKAGLDTIGVTGNVMRDYLTDLFPILEVGTSAKMLSIVPLMAGGGLFETGAGGSAPKQVQQFLAENYLRWDSLGEYFALVPSFEQVASQTGNKKAKVLADTLDAANGLILENNRTPARKIGELDNRGSHFYLAMYWARALANQKDDAELAQKFAPVADALEARESEIVSAFATAQGQPVDIGGYYLPKAELLKKWLRPVAVFNEVIDAV; encoded by the coding sequence ATGAACGCAAAGATTTTTTATACCCTCACTGACGAGTCGCCCTTCCTTGCGACGCAATCCCTCCTCCCGATTGTAACCGCCTTCGCGAAGACTGCGGATATCGACGTGGAAACCAAGAACATCTCGCTCCCGGCGCGTATCCTCGCGGCTTTCGCCGATACGCTCCCCGCGGGCACGACATTTGCCGGCAAGCCCGTGACCGACGATCTCGCTTTCCTCGGCGCGCTTACGCTCAAGCCAGAGGCGAACATCATCAAGCTCCCGAATATTTCGGCTTCCGTGCCGCAGCTCAAGGCGGCCATTGCCGAGCTTCAGAAGAACGGCTATGCGTTGCCCGATTATCCGGATGCCCCCGCGAACGACGAGGAGAAGGTTATCCGCGCCCGTTACGACAAGGTGAAGGGCTCCGCGGTGAACCCGGTGCTCCGCCAGGGCAACTCCGACCGTCGTGCCCCGAATGCGGTGAAGAACTTTGCCCGTAACAATCCGCATAGCAACGGCACGTGGAATGCCTCCGTGAAGACGCACGTCGCGAGCATGCAGGCCGATGACTTCTACGGAAACGAAAAGTCCATCACGCTTGCCGATGCCGATACGTTCAAGATTGAATTCGTTGATGCTGCTGGCGCCGTTACCGAACTCCGTGCCGCTAAGCCGCTCCTGAAGGGAGAAATCCTCGACGCGACGGTGATGCGCATGGCTTCTCTCGAAAAGTTCATTGCCGATGCGATGGCCGAAGCCAAGGCCAAGGGACTCCTCTTCTCGGTACACCTGAAGGCCACGATGATGAAGGTCTCTGACCCGGTGTTGTTCGGTGCCTTTGTGCGCGTGTTCTTCAAGGATGTTTTCGCGAAGTACGCCGACCTGTTCAAGGAACTCGGGATTGACGCGAATAACGGCCTGGGCGACTTGTACAAGCGTCTCGAAGGCAATGCCAAGGAAACCGAAGTCAAGGCCGCCATCGATGCCGCACTCGCTAACGGTCCGGACCTCGCCATGGTCGATTCCGCGAAGGGCGTTACGAATTTGCACGTGCCGAGCGACGTCATCATCGACGCGAGCATGCCCGCGATGATTCGCAACTCGGGCTGCATGTGGAACAAGGATGGCAAGCTGCAAGAGACGATCGCCTGCATTCCGGACCGCTGCTACGCTGGCATCTACGACGAGACTATCGAGTTCTGCAAGAAGAACGGCGCGTTCGACCCGAAGACGATGGGAACCGTGCCGAACGTGGGCCTCATGGCGCAGGGTGCCGAAGAATACGGCAGCCACGACAAGACCTTCATTGCCAAGGCAAAGGGCGTTATCCGCGCCGTGAACGGCAAGGGCGAAGTGCTTCTGCAGCAGGACGTGGAAGCCGGCGATATCTTCCGCATGTGCCAGGCGAAGGACGCCCCCATCCGCGACTGGGTGAAGCTCGCAGTGACGCGCGCCCGCGTCAGCAACACTCCGGCGATTTTCTGGCTCGACCCGAACCGCGCGCATGACCGCGAAATACAGAAAAAGGTGGAACTCTACCTGAAGGAACACGACCTTGCCGGACTCGATATCAAGATTATGAGCCCGCGTGAAGCGATTGTGGCGACGATGACCCGCGCGAAGGCCGGCCTCGATACCATCGGCGTTACCGGCAACGTGATGCGCGACTACCTCACGGACCTCTTCCCGATTCTTGAAGTCGGAACGTCTGCCAAGATGCTTTCCATTGTGCCCTTGATGGCCGGTGGTGGCCTCTTCGAGACGGGCGCGGGCGGTTCCGCTCCCAAGCAGGTGCAGCAGTTCCTCGCCGAGAACTACCTCCGCTGGGATTCTTTGGGCGAATACTTCGCGCTGGTGCCTTCGTTCGAGCAGGTCGCCTCGCAGACCGGCAACAAGAAGGCGAAAGTCCTCGCCGACACTCTTGACGCGGCGAACGGCCTGATTTTGGAGAATAACCGCACGCCTGCACGTAAGATTGGCGAACTCGACAACCGCGGAAGTCACTTTTACCTGGCGATGTACTGGGCACGCGCCCTCGCAAACCAAAAGGACGATGCGGAACTTGCGCAGAAGTTCGCGCCGGTCGCCGATGCGCTTGAAGCCCGCGAATCGGAAATCGTCTCGGCGTTTGCCACGGCTCAGGGGCAGCCGGTTGATATCGGCGGCTATTACCTGCCCAAGGCGGAACTCTTGAAGAAGTGGCTGCGTCCGGTTGCGGTATTCAACGAAGTTATCGACGCCGTCTAA